The following coding sequences lie in one Buchnera aphidicola (Stegophylla sp.) genomic window:
- a CDS encoding phosphopentomutase, with product MKRVFILVLDSFGIGYSDDAYRFHDVGTNTFGHISEYCYFGRANDNRFGYLNIPNLMSLGLGKVYKYLNGHYPFGILKSSKIIGSYGYAREISSSKDTSSGHWEIAGVPVLFKWDYFNNIKNSFPSHLLKEIIIQNKLVGILGNCHASGTDILNDLGCLHIKTGKPIVYTSSDSVLQVACHEKYFGLNNLYKLCKKIRYILDKYNYNITRVIARPFIGEKKLHFIRTNNRRDFSKLPPGKTIIQKLIEERSGHVIGIGKISDIFAHVGITKNIYTAGLKNLIDSTIHEININVKDNTIVFINLVDFDSIWGHRRDVSGYSSGLEYFDFRLSEILNSLKRDDMLILTADHGCDPTWIGTNHTREYIPILLYNKFFPRYNFGYRKTFSDIAQTIAKYFSLSNMKYGESIL from the coding sequence ATGAAGAGAGTATTTATTTTGGTATTAGACTCATTTGGAATTGGTTATAGTGACGATGCATATAGATTTCATGATGTTGGTACTAATACTTTTGGTCATATATCAGAATATTGCTATTTTGGTAGAGCTAATGATAATAGATTTGGTTATTTAAATATTCCTAATTTAATGTCTTTAGGATTAGGTAAGGTTTATAAATATTTAAATGGTCATTATCCTTTTGGAATATTAAAATCATCAAAAATTATCGGAAGTTATGGTTATGCACGTGAAATTTCTTCATCAAAAGATACGTCTTCAGGACATTGGGAAATTGCTGGTGTTCCAGTTTTATTTAAGTGGGATTATTTTAATAATATTAAAAATAGTTTTCCTTCTCATTTATTAAAAGAAATAATTATACAAAATAAATTAGTTGGTATTTTAGGTAATTGTCATGCTTCTGGAACAGATATATTGAATGATCTTGGGTGTTTGCATATAAAAACAGGCAAACCTATTGTTTATACGTCTTCTGATTCGGTTTTACAAGTTGCTTGTCATGAAAAATATTTTGGGTTAAATAATTTATACAAATTATGTAAAAAAATTAGATATATTTTAGATAAATATAATTATAATATTACTCGAGTAATTGCTCGTCCATTTATAGGAGAAAAAAAATTACATTTTATTCGAACAAATAATCGTCGTGATTTTTCTAAATTACCTCCTGGTAAAACGATAATACAAAAATTAATAGAAGAAAGATCAGGTCATGTTATTGGAATTGGTAAAATTTCAGATATTTTTGCTCATGTAGGTATTACCAAAAATATATATACTGCAGGATTAAAAAATTTGATTGATTCTACGATACATGAAATAAATATTAATGTTAAAGATAATACAATAGTTTTTATAAATTTAGTAGATTTTGATTCTATTTGGGGACATCGAAGAGATGTTTCTGGATATTCGTCTGGGTTAGAATATTTTGATTTTCGTTTATCTGAGATTTTAAATAGTTTAAAAAGGGATGATATGTTAATTTTGACTGCGGATCATGGTTGTGATCCCACTTGGATTGGAACAAATCATACACGTGAATATATTCCAATATTATTATATAATAAGTTTTTTCCAAGATATAATTTTGGTTATCGTAAGACATTTTCTGATATTGCTCAAACGATTGCAAAATATTTTTCTTTATCTAATATGAAATATGGGGAGAGTATACTGTAA
- the rpe gene encoding ribulose-phosphate 3-epimerase — translation MKKFFISSSILSANFARLGEDIKEILIAGCDFIHFDVMDNHYVSNLTFGPMVLESLRNNNIYAPIDVHLMACPVDDLVLKFAQSGASFITFHPESSDHVDKTLSLIKQCGCKVGIALNPSTPLSILDYIMDKLDIILLMGVNPGFSGQRFIPSMLNKLYRIRTKIDKFFPNILLSVDGGVNANNISDLVCVGVDIFVMGSAIFTSNNYVQFIKNIREKIKLTYNCIK, via the coding sequence ATGAAAAAATTTTTTATTTCTTCTTCTATTTTATCTGCAAATTTTGCTCGATTAGGAGAAGATATTAAAGAGATTTTAATTGCAGGTTGTGATTTTATTCATTTTGATGTTATGGATAATCATTATGTTTCTAATTTAACATTTGGTCCTATGGTTTTAGAATCATTAAGAAATAATAACATTTATGCTCCTATTGATGTTCATTTGATGGCTTGTCCAGTGGATGATTTAGTGTTAAAATTTGCTCAGTCTGGGGCTAGTTTTATTACTTTTCATCCAGAATCAAGTGATCATGTTGATAAAACATTAAGTTTAATTAAACAATGTGGTTGTAAAGTAGGGATTGCATTAAATCCTTCGACTCCGTTAAGTATTTTAGATTATATTATGGATAAGTTAGATATTATTTTATTAATGGGAGTAAATCCTGGTTTTTCAGGACAAAGGTTTATTCCTTCTATGTTAAATAAATTATATCGTATTCGTACAAAAATTGATAAGTTTTTTCCTAATATTTTGTTATCAGTGGATGGAGGTGTAAATGCAAATAATATTTCGGATTTAGTTTGTGTTGGTGTAGATATATTTGTTATGGGTTCTGCAATTTTTACGTCAAATAATTACGTTCAGTTTATTAAAAATATACGTGAAAAGATTAAATTAACATATAATTGTATAAAATAA
- the ssb gene encoding single-stranded DNA-binding protein, whose translation MSNRGINKVILIGNLGQDPEVRYMPNGDSITNIIVATSESWKDKNTGVKKEKTQWHKVVLFGKLAQIASKYLHKGAQVYIEGSLRTRKWKNQDGFDKYVTEVLVNMNGTLQMLQGRSSHISLNDSTNNKKLLPKDNLLYDKKQLLNKDDSVKMKDNVMSDINLDDAFPF comes from the coding sequence ATGTCTAATCGAGGAATTAATAAAGTTATTTTAATTGGAAATTTAGGGCAAGATCCTGAAGTTCGTTATATGCCTAATGGAGATTCTATTACAAATATTATTGTAGCAACTTCTGAATCTTGGAAAGATAAAAATACAGGTGTAAAAAAGGAAAAAACGCAATGGCATAAGGTAGTATTGTTTGGGAAATTAGCACAAATCGCAAGTAAGTATTTACATAAAGGTGCACAAGTTTATATTGAAGGTTCTTTAAGAACTAGAAAATGGAAAAATCAAGATGGATTCGATAAATATGTTACAGAAGTTTTGGTTAATATGAATGGTACTTTGCAAATGTTACAAGGTCGATCATCTCATATATCTTTAAATGATAGTACGAATAATAAAAAATTACTTCCAAAAGATAATTTGTTATATGATAAAAAACAATTGTTAAATAAAGATGATTCTGTTAAAATGAAAGATAATGTTATGTCTGATATAAATTTGGATGATGCATTTCCTTTTTAA
- the aroB gene encoding 3-dehydroquinate synthase — MRKIIVNLNYASYPIYIDFNLLNIKDIFYPLKKNDRVMLVTDTVLSPIWKNIVLGSLVDYGMIVDELIIPDGEKYKNFVSVELLISNLLNKCHDRHTTLIALGGGVIGDLTGFVASIYQRGIRFIQIPTTLLSQVDAAIGGKTGVNHVLGKNMIGSFWQPTSVIINLNFLNTLPKNQFISGLSEVVKYAIAFDYDFFVWLEKNINDILSLNMNTLLYCVTRCCELKKKIIVIDERENNCRMLLNLGHTYGHAIESYFEYSSFLHGESVSIGIVIALYTSEILGLLNIVDIKRIINLLEKIGLPTIIPKEISSRSFLKYMIRDKKNYFGQITLILPTSIGEVKVFNNVSKNIIMDAIQMCY, encoded by the coding sequence ATGCGAAAAATAATAGTTAATTTAAATTATGCTTCATATCCAATTTATATTGATTTTAATTTATTAAATATTAAAGATATTTTTTATCCTTTAAAAAAAAATGATCGTGTTATGTTAGTCACTGATACTGTTTTATCGCCTATATGGAAAAATATCGTTTTAGGTTCTTTAGTAGATTATGGTATGATTGTTGATGAGTTGATTATTCCTGATGGTGAAAAATATAAAAATTTTGTTTCAGTGGAATTGTTAATATCTAACTTATTAAATAAGTGTCATGATCGTCATACCACGTTAATTGCATTAGGTGGTGGGGTTATAGGTGATTTAACTGGTTTTGTAGCTTCAATTTATCAACGTGGTATACGTTTTATACAAATCCCCACCACTTTATTATCTCAAGTTGATGCTGCTATAGGAGGGAAAACTGGTGTTAATCATGTTTTAGGGAAAAATATGATTGGTTCATTTTGGCAACCAACTTCTGTAATTATTAATTTAAATTTTTTAAATACTTTACCTAAAAATCAATTTATTTCTGGTTTATCTGAAGTTGTTAAATATGCTATTGCGTTTGATTATGATTTTTTTGTATGGTTAGAAAAAAATATAAATGATATTTTATCTTTAAATATGAATACTTTATTATATTGTGTCACACGATGTTGTGAATTAAAAAAGAAAATTATTGTTATTGATGAGAGAGAAAATAATTGTCGTATGTTGTTAAATTTAGGGCATACGTATGGTCATGCTATTGAATCGTATTTTGAATATTCTTCTTTTTTACATGGTGAATCTGTTTCAATAGGTATTGTGATTGCGCTTTATACTTCTGAAATTCTTGGTTTATTGAATATTGTAGATATTAAACGTATTATTAATTTGTTAGAAAAAATTGGATTGCCTACTATTATTCCTAAAGAGATATCGTCTCGTTCTTTTCTGAAATATATGATACGAGATAAAAAAAATTATTTTGGTCAAATTACACTGATTTTACCTACATCAATTGGAGAAGTAAAAGTTTTTAATAATGTTAGTAAAAATATTATTATGGATGCCATTCAAATGTGTTATTAA
- the aroK gene encoding shikimate kinase AroK translates to MITKRNIFLIGPMGAGKSTIGRLLTQELNMEFYDSDQELENRTGVDISWIFDIEGELGFRIREEKIIDELTRMSSIVLATGGGSIISKDIRNFLSSRGIVIYLQASVQKQLMRTKKDSYRPLLKTGDDMSVVLQRLAFQREELYKSITDLTFNTDNKNVKSIVYNIIKMLKTI, encoded by the coding sequence ATGATAACAAAAAGAAATATTTTTTTAATAGGTCCTATGGGTGCTGGGAAAAGTACTATTGGACGTTTGTTAACTCAAGAATTAAATATGGAATTTTATGATTCTGATCAAGAATTAGAAAATCGTACTGGTGTTGATATTAGTTGGATCTTTGATATTGAAGGAGAACTAGGTTTTAGAATACGTGAAGAAAAAATTATTGATGAATTAACACGAATGAGTAGTATTGTATTAGCTACTGGAGGTGGTTCGATAATATCTAAAGATATAAGAAATTTTTTATCATCGAGAGGTATTGTCATATATTTACAAGCTAGTGTTCAAAAACAATTGATGAGAACTAAAAAAGATAGTTATAGACCTCTTTTAAAAACAGGTGATGATATGAGTGTGGTATTACAAAGATTAGCTTTTCAAAGAGAAGAATTATATAAATCAATAACTGATTTAACATTTAATACTGATAATAAAAATGTTAAAAGTATAGTGTATAATATTATTAAAATGCTAAAAACTATTTAG
- the deoD gene encoding purine-nucleoside phosphorylase translates to MITPHINANKNDFASRIIMSGDPVRVQYIASNFLKNVREVTNVRFILGFTGYYKNVKISIMSHGIGIPSALIYIHELVKYYHVKKIIRLGTCGTVRDDIELNDILIAMGACTDSNVNRNKFNNYDFASISDFDMLYNTVMCSKKIGIHVRVGNFFTTDLFYTYDKKIYHLLNKYNILGIDMETSGIYNVSAELGIQSISICLVSDHLLRGQRLSTDDRVNTFNNMIQIALETMIM, encoded by the coding sequence ATGATTACACCTCATATTAATGCTAATAAAAATGATTTTGCATCACGAATTATTATGTCTGGAGATCCTGTAAGAGTACAATATATTGCAAGTAATTTTTTAAAAAATGTTCGTGAAGTAACAAATGTTAGGTTTATTTTAGGATTTACAGGATATTATAAAAATGTTAAAATATCAATCATGAGTCATGGAATAGGTATACCATCTGCTTTGATTTATATTCATGAATTAGTTAAATATTATCATGTTAAAAAAATTATTCGTTTAGGTACATGCGGAACAGTGCGTGATGATATTGAATTAAATGATATTCTTATTGCTATGGGTGCTTGTACAGATTCTAATGTTAATAGAAATAAATTTAATAATTATGATTTTGCTTCTATTTCAGATTTTGATATGTTATATAATACAGTTATGTGTTCTAAAAAAATAGGTATTCATGTTCGTGTAGGTAATTTTTTTACAACAGATTTATTTTATACATATGATAAAAAAATTTATCATTTGTTAAATAAATACAATATTCTTGGTATTGATATGGAAACCTCAGGGATATATAATGTTTCTGCTGAATTAGGTATACAATCTATTTCTATATGTTTGGTTTCAGATCATCTTTTGCGTGGTCAAAGGTTGTCTACTGATGATCGTGTAAATACTTTTAATAATATGATACAAATTGCTTTGGAAACAATGATTATGTAA
- the ruvX gene encoding Holliday junction resolvase RuvX — MFILSFDFGTKNIGVAVGQQITSTATSLNSIKVKNGKPNWHTISSLISSWKPKLIILGYPLNMNGTKQKITNQVKKFSKSLYKRFCIKIYLHDERLTTKEAKSYLFTQGGYKNLKKNKIDSVSAVLILESWIKHTKKYKYINYIQK; from the coding sequence ATGTTTATATTATCATTCGACTTTGGTACTAAAAATATTGGGGTAGCAGTTGGACAACAAATTACATCAACAGCAACATCACTAAATTCAATAAAAGTTAAAAATGGAAAACCAAATTGGCATACAATTTCATCATTAATATCATCTTGGAAACCAAAATTGATAATTCTCGGATACCCATTAAACATGAATGGAACAAAACAAAAAATTACTAATCAAGTAAAAAAATTTTCCAAATCTTTATATAAACGTTTTTGTATTAAAATTTATCTCCATGATGAAAGACTAACAACAAAAGAAGCAAAATCATATTTATTTACACAAGGAGGATATAAAAATTTAAAAAAAAATAAAATAGATTCCGTATCAGCTGTACTAATATTAGAAAGTTGGATAAAACATACAAAAAAATATAAATATATTAACTATATTCAAAAATAG
- the dnaB gene encoding replicative DNA helicase has protein sequence MINNNFKHTNTTLQHKQLPYSLEAEQSVLGGLMLNNKKWDIISHCLSPKDFFIIPHQLIFYEMQKLINLGYPIDLITISESLEQKGKLQNIGKFSYLSNIARNTPSIENITTYANIVKKYSTLRKIIKIGNKISDLGYNKTNKTSEEILDYIEFKISKIINKKNTKQLNLKNIKTLLDVTINTMEKFIQSPNNKITGIDTGYHDINKKTLGLQKSNLIIIAARPSMGKTTLAMNICENAAMIYKKPVLIFSLEMPGEQIIMRMLSSLSRVKQNNIRTGCLNHEDWSRISSIINILLKKNNIYIDDASQLTINEIRSKSKYLYKKKNGLSLIMIDYLQLIQVPQLSEHRTLEIAEISRSLKSLSKELKIPIIALSQLNRSLEQRSDKRPINSDLRESGALEQDADLIMFIYRDEVYNENTESKGIAEIIIGKQRNGPHGTIKLTFNGNVCRFDNYAHFQDESNI, from the coding sequence ATGATAAATAACAATTTTAAACACACAAACACTACACTACAACATAAACAATTACCTTACTCATTAGAAGCAGAACAATCTGTTTTAGGTGGATTAATGTTAAATAATAAAAAATGGGATATTATTTCGCATTGTCTTTCACCCAAAGATTTTTTTATTATACCGCATCAATTAATTTTTTACGAAATGCAAAAACTAATAAATTTAGGTTATCCTATAGATTTAATAACAATATCTGAATCTTTAGAACAAAAAGGAAAACTACAAAATATAGGTAAATTTTCTTATTTATCAAATATTGCTCGTAACACACCAAGTATAGAAAATATTACTACATATGCTAATATAGTTAAAAAATATTCTACATTACGAAAAATTATTAAAATTGGTAATAAAATTTCTGATTTAGGATATAACAAAACCAATAAAACTAGTGAAGAAATTTTAGATTATATAGAATTTAAAATATCTAAAATAATAAATAAAAAAAATACAAAACAATTAAATCTCAAAAACATAAAAACATTATTAGATGTTACTATTAATACTATGGAAAAATTCATCCAATCACCAAATAATAAAATTACAGGTATTGATACCGGATATCATGATATTAATAAAAAAACTTTAGGATTACAAAAATCCAACTTAATCATCATAGCAGCCCGACCATCTATGGGAAAAACCACTTTAGCAATGAACATTTGTGAAAATGCTGCTATGATTTATAAAAAACCTGTTTTAATCTTCAGTCTAGAAATGCCAGGAGAACAAATTATTATGCGTATGTTATCCTCTTTATCGCGAGTTAAACAAAATAATATCCGTACTGGATGTTTAAATCATGAAGATTGGTCACGAATTTCTAGTATAATTAATATATTATTAAAAAAAAATAATATATACATTGATGATGCTTCACAACTAACTATTAATGAAATTCGATCAAAATCAAAATATTTATATAAAAAAAAAAATGGACTAAGTTTAATTATGATTGATTATTTACAACTAATACAAGTACCTCAATTATCAGAACATCGAACACTAGAAATTGCAGAAATTTCTCGATCTTTAAAATCTTTATCTAAAGAACTAAAAATACCTATTATTGCATTATCACAACTTAATAGATCATTAGAGCAACGATCTGATAAAAGACCAATAAATTCAGATCTTAGAGAATCAGGCGCTTTAGAACAAGATGCAGACTTAATTATGTTTATATATAGAGATGAAGTGTATAATGAAAATACTGAATCCAAAGGTATTGCTGAAATTATTATAGGAAAACAAAGAAATGGACCTCATGGCACTATAAAATTAACATTTAATGGAAATGTATGCCGATTTGATAACTATGCACATTTTCAAGATGAATCAAACATATAA
- the trpS gene encoding tryptophan--tRNA ligase, translated as MVLLQPTVFSAIQPSGKLTLGNYIGALSHWVRLQRNNHCIYGIADLHALTTVQNSSYLLKKNKLDTLSFYLAAGIDPNKSIIFAQSDVYEHCQLYWILNCYTYFGELSRMTQFKSKVLQYSKNINSGLLNYPILMSSDILLYYSDRILIGYDQKQHLELTKNIAFRFNYVYGNILRIPHVYIPNIYSSKIMALLNPKKKMSKSDINFNNVIFLLEDKKSIFYKVSRSVTDSENKIYYDMVHKPGISNLLNIFSSLTGIKISVLESDFANMLYQEFKILVAEKIESILSKLRDRFFYYRNNESYLFEILERGAHQARIKAKRTIDKVYNVLGL; from the coding sequence ATGGTTTTACTTCAACCTACGGTTTTTAGTGCTATACAACCATCAGGAAAATTAACTTTAGGTAATTATATTGGTGCATTGTCACATTGGGTTCGATTACAACGTAATAATCATTGTATTTATGGTATAGCTGATTTACATGCTTTAACTACTGTTCAAAATTCTTCATATCTATTGAAAAAAAATAAATTAGATACTTTATCTTTTTATTTAGCTGCAGGTATTGATCCAAATAAAAGTATTATTTTTGCACAATCGGATGTGTATGAACATTGTCAATTATATTGGATCTTGAATTGTTATACATATTTTGGTGAATTATCAAGAATGACACAATTTAAGAGTAAAGTTTTACAATATTCTAAAAATATTAATTCTGGATTATTAAATTATCCTATATTAATGTCATCAGATATTTTGTTATATTATAGTGATAGAATATTAATTGGTTATGATCAAAAACAACATTTAGAATTAACTAAAAATATTGCGTTTCGATTTAATTATGTATATGGTAATATATTGCGCATACCACATGTATATATTCCTAATATTTATAGTTCTAAAATTATGGCATTATTGAATCCTAAAAAAAAGATGTCTAAATCAGATATTAATTTTAATAATGTTATTTTTTTATTAGAAGATAAAAAGTCTATTTTTTATAAAGTAAGTAGATCAGTTACGGACTCTGAAAATAAAATATATTATGATATGGTTCATAAACCTGGAATTTCTAATTTATTAAATATATTTTCAAGTTTAACTGGTATTAAAATATCTGTTTTAGAGAGTGATTTTGCTAATATGTTGTATCAGGAGTTTAAAATATTAGTTGCTGAAAAAATTGAGAGTATTTTAAGTAAATTAAGAGATAGATTTTTTTATTATCGAAATAATGAGTCATATTTATTTGAAATTTTAGAACGGGGAGCGCATCAAGCTCGAATAAAAGCCAAAAGAACAATAGATAAAGTGTATAACGTATTAGGTTTATAA
- a CDS encoding NifU family protein, whose translation MINISRAAQNYLKDILFKNSHFSILRIFIKYPGTQYAECKMLYDSKCNFRNGDIEIKYLYFSIYISNILFPYLKSAKIDLLYDEGNYQLMLMAPYAREKIYTVQNNNILLNKLKKFVHNHINPMLFTHGGEIVILEITKSGYVILKFLGSCNGCSMVNTTLKEGIEKKILYHFPDLLGVKDITEHYRGAHSFI comes from the coding sequence ATGATTAATATTTCTCGAGCAGCACAAAATTATCTTAAAGATATTTTATTTAAAAATAGTCATTTTTCAATACTTAGAATATTTATAAAATATCCTGGAACGCAATATGCTGAATGTAAAATGTTGTATGATTCTAAATGTAATTTTCGTAATGGAGATATCGAAATAAAATATTTATATTTTAGTATTTATATTAGTAATATTCTTTTTCCTTATTTAAAGAGTGCAAAAATTGATTTATTATATGATGAAGGTAATTATCAATTGATGTTAATGGCTCCTTATGCTCGGGAAAAAATATATACTGTTCAAAATAATAATATATTATTGAATAAATTAAAAAAATTTGTACATAATCATATTAATCCTATGTTATTTACACATGGAGGGGAAATTGTTATATTAGAAATTACAAAATCGGGTTATGTGATTTTGAAATTTTTAGGTAGTTGTAATGGTTGTTCGATGGTAAATACAACTTTAAAAGAAGGTATTGAAAAAAAGATTTTATATCATTTCCCTGATTTATTAGGAGTGAAGGATATTACAGAACATTATCGGGGTGCACATTCTTTTATATAA
- the trmB gene encoding tRNA (guanosine(46)-N7)-methyltransferase TrmB, translating to MIKNIVFDNVVIPKYNLYGKFIRNTRSFVCRSGRHRKKNIDIIKKYWSYFGLNFQCQSLDIHKIFDNKNRFFMLDIGFGKGESLLHTASYNLDKNILGIEIYVSGISYCMHNMYMANMKNVKIILHDAEEVLQYMICDNSVDVIHVFFPDPWIKLRHNKRRILKPDFIKLLARKQVKNGILYIVTDCKIYANYIMSVINSISEYTSRLNNIDYLTIFNSRIVTNFEKKANILNKKIFNLLFQCSKL from the coding sequence ATGATAAAAAATATAGTATTTGATAATGTTGTTATACCCAAATATAATTTATATGGAAAATTTATACGTAATACACGTAGTTTTGTTTGTAGATCTGGACGACATAGAAAAAAAAATATTGATATAATAAAAAAATATTGGTCGTATTTTGGATTAAATTTTCAATGTCAAAGTTTAGATATTCATAAAATTTTTGATAATAAAAATCGATTTTTTATGTTAGATATAGGATTTGGGAAAGGCGAATCTTTATTACATACAGCGTCGTATAATTTAGATAAAAATATTTTAGGTATAGAAATTTATGTATCTGGAATAAGTTATTGTATGCATAATATGTATATGGCTAATATGAAGAATGTAAAGATTATATTGCATGATGCTGAAGAAGTATTACAATATATGATTTGTGATAATTCAGTAGATGTTATACATGTTTTTTTTCCTGATCCTTGGATTAAGTTACGTCATAATAAAAGAAGAATTTTAAAACCTGATTTTATTAAATTACTTGCAAGAAAACAAGTCAAAAATGGAATATTATATATAGTTACTGATTGTAAAATATATGCAAATTATATTATGAGTGTGATAAATTCTATTTCGGAATATACCAGTAGATTAAATAATATTGATTATTTAACAATATTTAATTCAAGAATAGTCACTAATTTTGAAAAAAAAGCAAATATTTTAAATAAAAAGATTTTTAATTTATTATTTCAGTGTTCTAAATTATAA
- the hemW gene encoding radical SAM family heme chaperone HemW has product MSILLPDLSLYIHIPWCKKKCPYCDFHSYQSKNSIPELQYIQSLIQDLKNDIHLINNRSIKSIFIGGGTPNLINYKYIKYLLHNIKNIVSLNSNSEITIEINPDLITIHTIRKYIQLGINRISIGIQSFNNKLLKSIGREHSAETAINILNQIKKKKINFNIDLMYGLPQQTLQECLYDLKTAILMKPNHISWYQLNIEKNTIFYSKKIHLPNENTIWNMYNQGNKLLTQSKYIRYEISSYSQKKYQCQHNLNYWKFQDYIGIGCGAHGKITTKNKNIIRTIKKYKINDYINSNQYIQKKYKILDKNKPLEYFMNIFRLFQPIKRKYFTLYTGLNKCYIKNEINTLIKKKYIVQTKKFWYTLPKGKIFLNNLLEYFIK; this is encoded by the coding sequence ATGTCGATTTTACTACCTGATTTAAGTTTATACATTCACATACCTTGGTGCAAAAAAAAATGTCCATATTGTGATTTTCATTCATATCAATCCAAAAATTCGATCCCAGAATTACAATATATTCAATCATTAATTCAAGATTTAAAAAATGATATACATCTAATTAATAATAGAAGTATAAAAAGTATATTTATTGGAGGAGGTACACCAAATTTAATAAACTATAAATATATAAAATATCTATTACACAATATAAAAAACATTGTATCTCTTAACTCTAATTCAGAAATTACCATAGAAATCAACCCTGATTTAATTACTATTCATACAATACGAAAATATATACAATTGGGGATTAATAGAATATCGATAGGAATACAGAGTTTTAATAATAAATTATTAAAATCCATTGGACGAGAACATTCAGCAGAAACTGCAATAAACATTTTAAATCAAATAAAAAAAAAAAAAATAAATTTTAACATAGATTTAATGTATGGTTTACCTCAACAAACACTACAAGAATGTTTATATGATTTAAAAACTGCTATACTAATGAAACCTAATCATATTTCTTGGTACCAACTAAATATAGAAAAAAATACTATATTCTACTCTAAAAAAATACATTTGCCAAATGAAAATACTATATGGAATATGTATAACCAAGGTAATAAATTATTAACCCAATCAAAATACATACGATATGAAATATCTTCATATTCACAAAAAAAATATCAATGTCAACATAATTTAAACTATTGGAAATTTCAAGACTACATAGGCATTGGATGTGGAGCGCATGGAAAAATAACTACAAAAAATAAAAATATTATTAGAACTATAAAAAAATATAAAATTAATGATTATATAAACAGTAATCAATATATCCAAAAAAAATATAAAATTTTAGACAAAAATAAACCTTTAGAATATTTTATGAACATCTTTAGATTATTTCAACCTATAAAACGTAAATACTTTACATTATATACTGGATTAAACAAATGTTATATAAAAAACGAAATAAATACACTAATTAAAAAAAAATATATAGTACAAACAAAAAAATTTTGGTATACTCTACCAAAAGGAAAAATTTTTCTTAATAATCTATTAGAATATTTTATAAAATAA